One genomic region from Sorangium aterium encodes:
- a CDS encoding trypsin-like serine protease has protein sequence MRTSLKRMSVAGALAALGVCFSGPAYAVGNGIVDTGNQYPYVVSLTNMGAPRPFCSGTLITPQWVVSAQHCFIDGNGNPINRNFIVELAADPQSAQLSFAHTTAVSGPVFVPSTVPIDWIDDDLRSRDIAVFRLDTRVPRTLARPLHLPDEDACGSSFDGTIVGFGSGADDLVVCSDVPPLRRYSHSPLEYDRSHEDYGDIFYDETIWTLINWPFICDEYDGSYDGDSGGALLDEEGRLCGAVSGKTTASVLPGTYIMENVFAALDSGEARGFMLGATTPAGNRIIDAKGNFDGECPRFVDQCDNFGQCDETDTDVDGIIDVCDNCPTIANPEQAIGAGDDPDGDGLGAACDLCPGTVSVEGPGPLSNCNFEAEMAVGYRTESEPPIIRADSPTLAADLQLYKDTFRPNACDPVPCPRATLTDGGSLPAAEIPPLPLTSPTCTAVGGCRWEMRNRITLKPTIGIGGDVLGTPGALRARWCECPFYDTSTLEGRLECDTDATTGCGRLSKDFTSLPNWHPLSTRADGPSSADGGWANGKTLDKLHSVQFTGAPDILYRTVYWDFLDLGTSFVHTSPTSRWVQGVLFVHATGYLPQVAGYDTAQAIEYGNYYLSGDASIDAGDRPPVQPGAITLDTKRFCPECPLSFADTFHINDPHDPTRRVYQATPNGLKLVPGITTDTEKFYRNVANGTFKYIAAAEPLRRLIRDRLPGETILRGVALDAAGDSQLAAHVFSAGHDGAPFVVPFAGVQGSTWPLNGPELQGNEGLVLSATNRRLFVIGGTTDGQAGSQPNPSAWMLDVDSALWSEIEIPGNARPGAVLGATFRLEDRFVYLIDNGGNFITLRRWKPNHEVETLAELPVWWNHFERYWLVPGEAGDLVLAATAPASSTSTDPEAAFARFTISATGALSFAGHKEAAHHLIGAPMVGEHTIALTRAASVDVASTAQVSLGSFATPASNKIPTIF, from the coding sequence ATGAGAACGAGCTTGAAAAGGATGTCGGTCGCCGGCGCGCTCGCGGCGCTCGGCGTGTGCTTCAGCGGTCCAGCGTACGCCGTAGGAAACGGCATCGTGGACACCGGCAACCAGTATCCTTACGTCGTGAGTCTGACCAACATGGGGGCGCCACGCCCCTTCTGCAGCGGGACGCTGATCACGCCGCAGTGGGTGGTGTCAGCGCAGCACTGCTTCATCGACGGGAACGGGAACCCCATCAACCGGAACTTCATCGTCGAATTGGCCGCGGACCCCCAGAGCGCGCAGCTCAGCTTCGCGCACACCACGGCGGTGTCGGGCCCGGTCTTCGTCCCGTCTACCGTGCCGATCGACTGGATCGACGACGACCTGCGGTCTCGTGACATCGCCGTCTTTCGCCTGGACACGCGCGTCCCGCGCACGCTGGCCAGGCCTCTCCACCTCCCGGATGAGGATGCGTGCGGCTCGAGCTTCGACGGTACCATCGTGGGGTTCGGGAGCGGGGCGGACGATCTGGTCGTCTGCTCCGATGTCCCTCCCTTGCGCAGGTACAGCCATAGTCCGCTGGAGTACGACCGCTCGCACGAGGACTACGGCGACATCTTCTATGACGAAACGATCTGGACGCTGATCAACTGGCCGTTCATCTGCGACGAGTACGACGGGAGCTACGACGGAGACTCCGGCGGAGCTCTCCTCGACGAGGAAGGTAGGCTGTGCGGCGCGGTCAGCGGCAAGACGACGGCCTCGGTGTTGCCGGGCACGTACATCATGGAGAACGTCTTCGCTGCGCTCGACAGCGGTGAGGCGCGGGGCTTCATGCTCGGCGCCACGACCCCTGCCGGCAACCGGATCATCGACGCGAAGGGCAACTTCGACGGCGAGTGCCCGAGGTTCGTCGACCAGTGCGACAACTTCGGCCAGTGCGACGAGACGGACACGGACGTCGACGGGATCATCGACGTGTGCGACAACTGCCCGACGATCGCCAACCCGGAGCAGGCCATCGGCGCCGGCGACGACCCTGATGGCGACGGCCTCGGCGCCGCGTGCGACCTGTGCCCAGGCACCGTGTCCGTCGAGGGGCCAGGGCCGCTCTCCAACTGCAATTTCGAGGCGGAGATGGCCGTCGGTTATCGGACCGAGTCCGAGCCGCCGATCATTCGCGCGGACTCGCCGACCCTCGCCGCCGATCTGCAGCTCTACAAGGACACGTTCCGCCCCAACGCGTGCGACCCGGTGCCTTGCCCAAGGGCGACCCTGACCGACGGCGGCTCGCTGCCCGCGGCCGAGATCCCCCCCTTGCCGCTCACCTCGCCCACGTGCACCGCCGTGGGGGGCTGCCGCTGGGAGATGCGCAACCGGATTACCCTGAAGCCGACGATAGGAATCGGCGGCGACGTCCTGGGGACGCCCGGAGCGCTCAGGGCGAGGTGGTGCGAGTGCCCGTTCTACGACACGAGCACCCTGGAGGGGCGGCTCGAGTGCGACACGGACGCGACGACCGGCTGCGGCCGACTGTCGAAGGACTTCACCTCGCTGCCCAACTGGCACCCGCTCTCTACCCGCGCGGACGGGCCGAGCTCCGCCGACGGCGGGTGGGCGAACGGCAAGACGCTCGACAAGCTGCACTCCGTGCAGTTCACCGGGGCGCCGGATATCTTGTACAGGACTGTCTACTGGGACTTCCTCGATCTCGGCACCAGCTTCGTGCACACGAGCCCGACGAGCCGCTGGGTCCAGGGGGTACTGTTCGTTCACGCGACCGGCTACCTCCCGCAGGTGGCCGGATACGACACGGCCCAGGCCATCGAGTACGGCAACTATTACCTGTCGGGCGACGCGTCCATCGACGCGGGGGACAGGCCGCCGGTCCAGCCAGGTGCCATCACCCTGGATACGAAGAGGTTCTGCCCCGAGTGTCCGCTGAGCTTCGCCGACACATTCCACATCAATGATCCGCATGATCCTACGCGCCGGGTCTACCAGGCCACGCCGAATGGCTTGAAGCTCGTGCCCGGGATCACCACCGACACCGAGAAATTCTACCGCAATGTCGCCAACGGGACCTTCAAATACATCGCCGCCGCCGAGCCGCTCCGGCGGTTGATTCGGGACCGCCTTCCTGGCGAGACGATCCTGAGAGGCGTCGCACTCGACGCCGCGGGGGACAGCCAGCTCGCAGCGCATGTGTTCAGCGCCGGGCACGACGGGGCGCCGTTCGTCGTTCCTTTCGCCGGCGTTCAGGGCAGCACGTGGCCGTTGAACGGACCTGAGCTGCAGGGGAATGAGGGGCTCGTGCTCTCGGCGACCAATCGCCGGCTCTTCGTGATCGGCGGGACCACAGATGGTCAGGCAGGGTCGCAGCCCAACCCTTCGGCCTGGATGCTCGACGTGGACTCGGCGCTCTGGTCGGAGATCGAGATTCCAGGGAACGCCCGGCCAGGCGCCGTGCTCGGCGCGACCTTTCGCCTGGAAGACCGCTTCGTTTACCTGATCGACAACGGCGGCAACTTCATCACGCTGCGGCGGTGGAAACCGAACCACGAGGTCGAGACGCTGGCGGAGCTCCCCGTCTGGTGGAACCATTTCGAGCGATACTGGCTGGTCCCGGGCGAGGCCGGCGACCTGGTCCTCGCCGCGACCGCGCCCGCGAGCTCGACGAGCACGGACCCGGAAGCGGCGTTCGCCAGGTTCACCATCAGCGCGACGGGGGCCCTCTCGTTCGCTGGGCACAAGGAGGCGGCGCACCACCTCATCGGCGCTCCGATGGTGGGGGAACACACCATCGCCCTGACCCGCGCGGCCTCGGTCGACGTCGCTTCGACGGCCCAGGTGTCGCTCGGCAGCTTCGCGACGCCCGCCAGCAACAAGATTCCCACGATCTTCTGA
- a CDS encoding DUF2277 domain-containing protein produces MCRNIRTLFNFEPPATEEEIRAASLQFVRKLSGFNRPSQANEAAFAQAVDDVAAAARVLMASLSTTAAPRDREVEAVKARERSRLRFSRG; encoded by the coding sequence ATGTGCCGGAACATCAGGACGCTGTTCAACTTCGAGCCGCCGGCGACGGAGGAGGAGATCCGGGCGGCGTCGCTGCAGTTCGTGCGGAAGCTGAGCGGCTTCAACCGGCCGTCGCAGGCCAACGAAGCGGCCTTCGCGCAAGCCGTGGACGACGTCGCGGCCGCCGCGCGCGTGCTGATGGCGTCGCTGTCCACGACCGCCGCGCCGCGGGACCGCGAGGTCGAGGCGGTCAAGGCGCGCGAGCGCTCGCGGCTGCGCTTCAGCCGGGGCTGA
- a CDS encoding TetR/AcrR family transcriptional regulator — MLTIVNEGEPRSTDRPAEDLRRRRLMDAAFTVFLRFGFRKTSMDEVARAAGVSRQGLYLHFATKEELFRASVGYFLDTALAAAAAALADAERPLEDRLVAAFDAWIGRFVGALGADAADLSTAANELVGPLVAEHEGRFVEAVAEALRASGLAAAYEPAGVTGRQLADTLVSSARGLKYGAATREAFLEGMTIAARVVCLPERRAREARVGQSLQAAQSRQGEPSAPSPRREGKERAMARKARGTTR; from the coding sequence ATGCTGACCATCGTGAACGAGGGCGAGCCGCGCTCCACCGACAGACCCGCCGAGGATCTGCGCCGCCGCAGGCTGATGGACGCGGCGTTCACGGTGTTCCTGCGCTTCGGCTTCCGGAAGACGTCGATGGACGAGGTCGCGCGCGCGGCGGGCGTCTCGCGGCAGGGCCTCTACCTCCACTTCGCCACGAAGGAGGAGCTCTTCCGCGCGTCCGTGGGGTACTTCCTCGACACCGCGCTCGCCGCCGCCGCCGCCGCGCTCGCCGACGCGGAGCGCCCCCTGGAGGACCGGCTCGTGGCCGCGTTCGACGCATGGATCGGCCGGTTCGTTGGCGCGCTCGGGGCCGACGCGGCGGATCTCTCGACCGCCGCGAACGAGCTCGTCGGCCCCCTCGTCGCCGAGCACGAGGGGCGGTTCGTCGAGGCCGTGGCCGAGGCATTGCGCGCCTCCGGGCTCGCGGCCGCCTACGAGCCCGCGGGGGTCACCGGGCGCCAGCTGGCGGACACCCTGGTTTCCTCGGCGCGCGGCCTGAAGTACGGCGCCGCGACGCGCGAGGCCTTCCTCGAGGGCATGACCATCGCCGCGCGCGTCGTGTGCTTGCCAGAGCGGCGAGCCCGGGAAGCGCGGGTAGGGCAATCACTGCAGGCGGCGCAATCACGGCAAGGAGAGCCCTCCGCGCCGAGCCCTCGCCGCGAGGGCAAGGAGCGCGCAATGGCGCGTAAGGCGCGCGGCACGACACGATAG